A window of the Amycolatopsis solani genome harbors these coding sequences:
- a CDS encoding MFS transporter: MILAVLCVCVVVINMDTMIVTVALPELVDQLHASTVDLQWVSDAFNLVFAALVIAAGSLSDRFGRRGALIFGLAVFTVASGLGAYASTAGELIAARAVMGLGAAFIYPTTLSILTTVFVERKARAAAIGIWGACSGIGMVLGPLAGGALLQSFWWGSIFLVMAPIGLVALGLTAAFVPTSRDPETPALDKSGLVLSCLAFGILVYTIIEAPASGWGSARVIAGFVAAVVLFGSLYVREIKARTPMLDVRLFRDARFSAACGAMTIATFTLMGLTFLLTLYLQFLKLYSPLETGLRFIPVAVGMVIGSILGGKLAVQWGSRIVITAGLGVLTLLFVWFTGESNDTSSAVLALQMTLIGVGLGTVGVPATDAIMRVVPAAKASVGSAMNDATRLLGGTLGIAIVGSLFQSLYTHHLIGEAVPGLPPESLTKAQDSIGNAITEAARYTADGQPALADRLIGAAQSSFYDGFHTAAWTLAGLAAAMVVVAWFWLPAEKPEQPAAAEPAAEPSDAEA; the protein is encoded by the coding sequence ATGATCCTCGCCGTCCTGTGTGTCTGTGTCGTCGTGATCAACATGGACACCATGATCGTCACCGTGGCGCTGCCCGAGCTGGTCGACCAGCTGCACGCCAGTACCGTCGACCTGCAATGGGTTTCCGACGCCTTCAACCTCGTCTTCGCGGCGCTGGTGATCGCCGCCGGGAGCCTCAGCGACCGGTTCGGCCGCCGGGGCGCGCTGATCTTCGGCCTGGCCGTGTTCACCGTGGCCTCCGGCCTGGGTGCCTACGCGAGCACGGCGGGCGAGCTGATCGCGGCGCGGGCCGTGATGGGTCTCGGCGCGGCCTTCATCTACCCGACGACCCTGTCCATCCTCACGACGGTCTTCGTCGAGCGGAAGGCGCGGGCGGCCGCGATCGGGATCTGGGGCGCGTGCTCGGGGATCGGCATGGTCCTCGGCCCGCTCGCCGGCGGTGCACTGCTGCAGTCGTTCTGGTGGGGCAGCATCTTCCTCGTGATGGCGCCGATCGGCCTGGTCGCGCTGGGGCTCACCGCGGCGTTCGTGCCGACGTCGCGCGATCCGGAAACGCCCGCGCTCGACAAGAGCGGTCTCGTCCTGTCGTGTCTGGCGTTCGGCATCCTCGTCTACACCATCATCGAGGCGCCCGCTTCGGGCTGGGGCAGCGCGCGCGTGATCGCCGGCTTCGTCGCGGCCGTCGTGCTCTTCGGTTCGCTGTACGTGCGTGAGATCAAGGCACGCACCCCGATGCTCGACGTCCGGCTGTTCCGCGACGCGCGCTTCTCGGCGGCCTGCGGGGCGATGACGATCGCGACGTTCACGTTGATGGGCCTGACCTTCCTCCTCACGCTGTACCTGCAGTTCCTGAAGCTGTACTCCCCGCTGGAGACCGGCTTGCGGTTCATCCCGGTCGCGGTCGGCATGGTGATCGGGTCGATCCTCGGCGGGAAGCTGGCCGTGCAGTGGGGTTCCCGGATCGTCATCACCGCCGGGCTCGGCGTGCTGACCCTGCTGTTCGTGTGGTTCACCGGCGAATCCAACGACACGAGCTCCGCGGTCCTTGCCCTCCAGATGACGCTCATCGGGGTCGGCCTCGGCACGGTCGGCGTGCCCGCGACCGACGCGATCATGCGGGTGGTCCCGGCGGCGAAGGCGAGCGTCGGCTCGGCGATGAACGACGCCACCCGCCTGCTCGGCGGCACGCTCGGCATCGCGATCGTCGGCAGCCTCTTCCAGTCGCTCTACACCCACCACCTGATCGGCGAAGCGGTGCCGGGGCTGCCGCCGGAGTCGCTCACCAAGGCCCAGGACTCGATCGGCAACGCGATCACCGAAGCCGCGCGGTACACCGCCGACGGGCAGCCGGCGCTGGCGGACCGGCTGATCGGTGCCGCGCAGTCGAGCTTCTACGACGGCTTCCACACCGCGGCCTGGACCCTCGCCGGCCTGGCCGCGGCCATGGTCGTCGTCGCGTGGTTCTGGCTGCCCGCCGAGAAACCCGAGCAGCCGGCGGCCGCGGAACCGGCGGCGGAGCCGTCCGACGCCGAGGCCTGA
- a CDS encoding non-ribosomal peptide synthetase produces the protein MIPLSYAQRRLWFLHQFEGASAAYNIPLIIRLSGALDVPALRSAVGDVLERHESLRTVVVPDERGESFQRVKPLSELPHELPVTDVAADRVDAVVGELARYEFDLAAETPLRVTLLRSSATEHVLALVLHHIAGDGWSTRPLIRDLSEAYTARCAGQPPRWEPLPVQYTDYTLWQRELLGDENDPESVTARQLERWRAELAGLPQPITLPTDRPRPASAGGDGDTVWFSIDGDLLEAVEELARKEGVTRSMVMQTALVVLLHRLGAGDDIAVGAPTAGRIDEALSELVGFFVNSWVLRVRVGEQDTFGDLLQQVRRRALAAYADQDAPFELLVELLDPERSTAYHPLFQVMFAWHDIELPVLDFPGVRGRIEMAQTGTAKFDLDFSLSEVAQLPGTGQRGVQAKIEYATALFDRGTVEAIGARFTGVLRAIVADPGAAVRRVGVLLPGEQDRLAGWGRVSGTPVAEPVTVDRLFAERVAAAPGAVAIAAGAVNVTYAELDAASNRWARFLAGCGIGPESVVGVAVPRSPELVALLLGVLKAGAAYLPIDTGYPAERIGFMLRDAGARLAVATDESAPALAGFDVPVVSVDDPVTGAELAACADDALTAADRRLGRPEPGNVAYVIYTSGSTGTPKGVAVPQAAIADLAAEPVYASGRHRRVLVHSPLVFDASTYELWVPLLGGGTAVLAPPGQLDPAVIGEVLVSQRVSALFMTTRLFELLVRERPEVFDGVDEVWAGGEEIPGETLSRALSTVAATVANGYGPTETTTFAVTRPFAPGSAVAPGPVPIGVPLAGMSAVVLDEGLRPVPQGVTGELYLSGAGVARGYLRRPALTAGRFVANPFGVPGSRLYRTGDLVRWNAAGELVYLGRADGQVKLRGFRIELGEVEAALAAHPAVAQVAVVVRGRAGEPDGPDRRLVAYVVPGGGTSPAAPDELRRFVGGRLPEYMVPSAVVELDRLPLTVNGKLDRRALPEPDFAPERYRPPRTGQEELLAGVFAEVLGLERVGIDDNFFELGGDSIASMQVVSRVKALGLAITPRQLFEHRSIASLFEALPADAGRGDWTAPDEPDAREPIPLLPAARSLLESGPHPGFAQWMTFELPARTDEKVFHDTVSALVDRHELLRSRLVVKGSQERWGLLPVGADDLPLTRLVHRVTGSGRWDAELAAALGRLDPEAGVMVQFVWFTSVDGEPDRLLVIAHHLLIDGASWQILAEDLGTVSAQVARGVRPSAVPSGTSMRRWATALEAEAHSASRTAELPDWVGILSGPDPLFGAHRPDPEKDLCGGESMLTVEVPVPVTKAVAKALPKALGGGLTDGLLAALVLAVARYRRARGDHPGSLLVQLTGHGREEELVPGADLSQTVGWFAKAYPARVDIAGIDLDEALAGGPAAGEVVRAVGRQLRAVPGGGIGYGLLRYFNDDTAAELKKYDGPQFGFNYMGRFSAGGQSEKDSGGAWRAVPGSLGAQRDPDMPVPLAVDVNALIVQSGAGPVLKGLFTFHENIVDQSVVEELMRMWVEELTMLAQFAAKVPAVS, from the coding sequence ATGATCCCGTTGTCGTACGCGCAGCGCAGGCTGTGGTTCCTGCACCAGTTCGAAGGCGCCTCGGCGGCGTACAACATCCCGTTGATCATCCGGCTTTCGGGTGCGCTGGACGTGCCGGCGCTGCGGAGCGCGGTGGGGGACGTCCTCGAGCGCCACGAGAGCCTGCGGACCGTCGTCGTGCCGGACGAGCGCGGTGAGTCCTTCCAGCGGGTGAAGCCGCTTTCCGAGCTGCCGCACGAACTCCCGGTGACCGACGTGGCGGCGGACCGGGTGGACGCCGTCGTCGGCGAGCTGGCCCGGTACGAATTCGACCTGGCCGCGGAGACACCGTTGCGCGTGACGCTGCTGCGGTCGTCGGCGACCGAGCACGTGCTCGCCCTCGTGCTGCACCACATCGCGGGCGACGGGTGGTCGACGCGGCCGCTGATCCGCGACCTCTCCGAGGCGTACACCGCGCGGTGCGCCGGGCAGCCACCGCGGTGGGAGCCGCTTCCCGTGCAGTACACGGATTACACCCTGTGGCAACGGGAACTGCTGGGCGACGAGAACGACCCGGAGAGCGTGACGGCCAGGCAGCTCGAGCGCTGGCGGGCCGAGCTGGCCGGCCTGCCGCAGCCGATCACGCTGCCGACGGACCGGCCGCGCCCGGCGTCGGCGGGCGGCGACGGCGACACGGTGTGGTTCTCGATCGACGGGGACCTGCTCGAAGCCGTCGAAGAGCTGGCGCGCAAGGAGGGCGTGACCCGGTCGATGGTCATGCAGACGGCACTGGTGGTGCTGCTGCACCGGCTCGGCGCCGGCGACGACATCGCCGTCGGGGCGCCGACCGCCGGCCGGATCGACGAGGCGCTTTCGGAGCTGGTCGGGTTCTTCGTCAACAGCTGGGTGCTGCGCGTGCGGGTGGGCGAGCAGGACACCTTCGGCGACCTGCTCCAGCAGGTCCGCCGCCGGGCGCTGGCCGCGTACGCCGACCAGGACGCCCCCTTCGAACTGCTGGTGGAGCTGCTCGACCCGGAGCGCTCGACCGCCTACCACCCGCTGTTCCAGGTGATGTTCGCCTGGCACGACATCGAGCTGCCGGTGCTGGACTTCCCCGGCGTGCGGGGCCGCATCGAGATGGCCCAGACCGGCACCGCGAAGTTCGACCTCGACTTCAGTCTGAGCGAGGTCGCGCAGCTGCCGGGAACGGGGCAGCGGGGGGTGCAGGCCAAGATCGAATACGCGACCGCCCTGTTCGACCGCGGCACGGTCGAGGCGATCGGCGCCCGGTTCACCGGCGTGCTGCGGGCGATCGTCGCCGACCCCGGTGCCGCCGTGCGCCGGGTCGGCGTGCTGCTGCCGGGTGAGCAGGACCGGCTGGCCGGGTGGGGCCGCGTGAGCGGGACGCCGGTGGCCGAGCCGGTGACGGTGGACCGGCTGTTCGCCGAGCGGGTGGCGGCGGCACCCGGCGCGGTCGCGATCGCCGCCGGCGCGGTGAACGTGACGTACGCGGAGCTGGACGCGGCGTCCAACCGGTGGGCGCGGTTCCTGGCCGGGTGCGGGATCGGGCCGGAATCGGTGGTGGGCGTGGCGGTTCCGCGTTCGCCCGAACTGGTCGCGCTGCTGCTGGGCGTGCTGAAGGCGGGCGCTGCCTACCTGCCGATCGACACCGGGTACCCGGCCGAGCGGATCGGCTTCATGCTGCGGGACGCCGGCGCGCGGCTGGCGGTGGCCACCGACGAGTCCGCCCCGGCGCTGGCGGGCTTCGACGTGCCGGTGGTGTCGGTCGACGACCCCGTCACCGGCGCCGAGCTGGCGGCGTGCGCGGACGACGCGCTCACCGCCGCCGACCGGCGGCTGGGCCGTCCCGAGCCGGGGAACGTGGCGTACGTGATCTACACGTCCGGGTCGACGGGGACGCCGAAGGGGGTCGCGGTGCCGCAGGCCGCGATCGCGGACCTGGCCGCCGAGCCGGTGTACGCGAGCGGGCGGCACCGCCGGGTGCTGGTGCATTCGCCGCTGGTGTTCGACGCCTCGACGTACGAGCTGTGGGTGCCGCTGCTGGGCGGGGGGACGGCGGTGCTGGCCCCGCCCGGGCAGCTGGACCCGGCCGTGATCGGGGAAGTCCTGGTTTCGCAACGGGTTTCGGCGCTGTTCATGACCACTCGCCTGTTCGAGCTGCTGGTCCGGGAGCGTCCCGAAGTCTTCGACGGGGTCGACGAGGTCTGGGCCGGTGGCGAGGAGATCCCCGGCGAGACGCTGTCCCGGGCGCTGAGCACGGTCGCGGCCACGGTCGCCAACGGCTACGGCCCGACCGAGACGACGACGTTCGCGGTGACGCGACCGTTCGCGCCCGGTTCGGCGGTGGCGCCCGGTCCGGTGCCCATCGGCGTTCCGCTGGCCGGGATGTCGGCCGTGGTCCTCGACGAGGGCCTGCGGCCGGTGCCGCAGGGGGTGACCGGTGAGCTGTACCTGTCCGGCGCCGGGGTCGCGCGCGGCTACCTGCGCCGCCCGGCGCTGACGGCGGGGCGGTTCGTGGCGAACCCGTTCGGGGTCCCGGGATCGCGGCTGTACCGGACCGGGGACCTGGTGCGGTGGAACGCCGCCGGTGAGCTGGTGTACCTGGGCCGGGCGGACGGCCAGGTGAAGCTCCGGGGGTTCCGGATCGAGCTGGGCGAGGTCGAAGCCGCGCTGGCGGCCCACCCCGCGGTCGCCCAGGTGGCGGTCGTGGTGCGGGGCCGTGCCGGCGAGCCGGACGGGCCGGACCGCCGGCTGGTCGCCTACGTCGTGCCCGGCGGAGGGACTTCCCCGGCCGCGCCGGACGAACTGCGCCGGTTCGTCGGCGGGCGGCTGCCCGAGTACATGGTGCCGTCGGCCGTGGTCGAGCTGGACCGGCTGCCGCTGACGGTGAACGGGAAGCTGGACCGCCGGGCGCTGCCGGAGCCGGACTTCGCCCCGGAGCGCTACCGCCCGCCGCGGACCGGACAGGAAGAGCTGCTGGCCGGCGTGTTCGCCGAGGTGCTGGGCCTCGAGCGGGTGGGGATCGACGACAACTTCTTCGAGCTCGGCGGCGACAGCATCGCGTCCATGCAGGTGGTTTCGCGGGTGAAGGCGCTCGGGCTGGCGATCACGCCGCGCCAGCTGTTCGAGCACCGCAGCATCGCGAGCCTGTTCGAAGCGCTGCCCGCGGACGCCGGTCGCGGCGACTGGACGGCGCCGGACGAGCCGGACGCCCGGGAGCCGATCCCGCTGCTGCCCGCGGCCCGGTCGCTGCTGGAGTCCGGGCCGCACCCGGGGTTCGCGCAGTGGATGACGTTCGAACTGCCCGCCCGGACCGACGAGAAGGTCTTCCACGACACCGTTTCCGCGCTGGTCGACCGGCACGAGCTGCTTCGTTCCCGGCTGGTCGTCAAGGGCAGCCAGGAGAGGTGGGGCCTGCTGCCCGTCGGCGCGGACGACCTGCCGCTGACCCGGCTCGTCCACCGCGTGACCGGCTCCGGGCGGTGGGACGCCGAACTCGCGGCCGCGCTCGGGCGCCTCGACCCGGAAGCCGGCGTCATGGTCCAGTTCGTGTGGTTCACCTCGGTGGACGGCGAACCGGACCGGCTCCTGGTCATCGCCCACCACCTGCTGATCGACGGCGCCTCCTGGCAGATCCTCGCCGAAGACCTCGGGACCGTGTCGGCCCAGGTGGCGCGCGGGGTGCGGCCGAGTGCCGTCCCTTCGGGGACGTCGATGCGCCGGTGGGCCACGGCGCTGGAGGCCGAAGCGCACAGCGCCTCGCGCACCGCCGAGCTGCCGGACTGGGTCGGGATCCTCAGCGGCCCGGACCCGCTGTTCGGCGCGCACCGGCCGGACCCGGAGAAGGACCTCTGCGGCGGCGAATCCATGCTGACGGTCGAGGTCCCCGTGCCGGTGACCAAGGCGGTGGCCAAGGCCTTGCCGAAGGCGCTGGGCGGCGGGCTCACCGACGGCCTGCTGGCGGCACTGGTGCTGGCCGTGGCGCGGTACCGCCGCGCCCGCGGTGACCACCCCGGCTCGCTCCTGGTCCAGCTCACCGGGCACGGGCGCGAGGAGGAGCTGGTGCCCGGTGCCGACCTTTCGCAGACGGTGGGCTGGTTCGCCAAGGCCTACCCGGCGCGCGTGGACATCGCCGGGATCGACCTCGACGAGGCACTGGCCGGCGGGCCCGCGGCGGGCGAGGTCGTCCGCGCGGTCGGGCGCCAGTTGCGCGCCGTGCCCGGCGGGGGGATCGGCTACGGCCTGCTGCGGTACTTCAACGACGACACCGCGGCGGAGCTGAAGAAGTACGACGGCCCGCAGTTCGGCTTCAACTACATGGGCCGGTTCTCCGCCGGTGGCCAGTCCGAAAAGGACAGTGGCGGCGCGTGGCGGGCGGTGCCGGGCAGCCTCGGCGCGCAGCGGGACCCGGACATGCCGGTGCCGCTCGCCGTGGACGTCAACGCGCTGATCGTGCAGTCGGGTGCCGGGCCGGTGCTGAAGGGGCTGTTCACGTTCCACGAAAACATCGTCGACCAATCCGTTGTCGAAGAATTGATGCGGATGTGGGTCGAAGAACTGACGATGCTCGCGCAGTTCGCGGCAAAAGTCCCGGCTGTTTCCTGA
- a CDS encoding metal-dependent hydrolase family protein, translating to MPVTTLFRNAAVLDAERGELDGDRSVLVVGDRIAEVGAANEVRPPSPDRVVDLRGRTLMPGLVDAHVHVYVQSMDLSQVESWLPSYLVPKAAKALGEMLRRGFTTVRDVGGADFALAQSIEEGLVAGPRLIHGGPALSQTGGHGDFRSRGDFGTHGCLRCPTIFRLADGTDEVRRVVRDVLRGGAHHIKLMLSGGVLSPTDSITSVQYTAEEIAVAVREAGAAGKYVTGHTFLAGAINSALRQGVRCVEHGNFIDDTSVELFIEHDAFLVPTLTIVRAIQELGPAMGLSGEVLAKSAEVFDAGMTALERAHRGGVNLVYGTDLLGDLQTRQLEELTLRAEVQPPADLIRSATTTPARLLGMAGEIGVVAPGAYADLLVVDGDPLAGISVLTAPERHLNLVMKAGTVYYDTM from the coding sequence ATGCCGGTGACGACTTTGTTCCGCAATGCCGCCGTGCTGGACGCCGAGCGCGGCGAACTGGACGGCGACCGGTCCGTACTGGTGGTCGGCGACCGGATCGCCGAAGTCGGCGCGGCGAACGAAGTGCGGCCGCCGAGCCCTGACCGCGTCGTCGACCTGCGCGGGCGCACGCTGATGCCCGGCCTGGTCGACGCGCACGTGCACGTCTACGTGCAGAGCATGGACCTGTCCCAAGTGGAGTCGTGGCTGCCGTCCTACCTGGTGCCGAAGGCGGCCAAGGCATTGGGCGAGATGCTGCGGCGCGGGTTCACCACCGTCCGCGACGTCGGGGGCGCGGACTTCGCGCTCGCCCAGTCGATCGAGGAGGGCCTGGTCGCCGGGCCGCGGCTGATCCACGGCGGCCCGGCGCTGTCGCAGACCGGCGGGCACGGCGACTTCCGGTCACGGGGCGACTTCGGCACCCACGGCTGCCTGCGCTGCCCGACCATCTTCCGGCTCGCCGACGGCACGGACGAGGTGCGCCGGGTCGTGCGGGACGTGCTGCGCGGCGGGGCGCACCACATCAAGCTCATGCTGTCCGGCGGAGTGCTTTCGCCGACCGACAGCATCACGTCGGTGCAGTACACCGCCGAGGAGATCGCCGTGGCGGTGCGCGAGGCGGGTGCCGCCGGGAAGTACGTCACCGGCCACACCTTCCTGGCCGGCGCCATCAACTCCGCGCTGCGCCAGGGTGTCCGGTGCGTCGAGCACGGCAACTTCATCGACGACACCTCGGTCGAGCTGTTCATCGAGCACGACGCCTTCCTCGTGCCGACCCTGACCATCGTGCGCGCCATCCAGGAACTCGGGCCGGCCATGGGCCTGTCCGGCGAGGTCCTCGCCAAGAGCGCCGAAGTCTTCGACGCCGGGATGACGGCCCTGGAGCGCGCGCACCGCGGCGGGGTGAACCTCGTCTACGGCACCGATCTCCTGGGCGATCTGCAGACGCGTCAGCTGGAAGAGCTGACGCTGCGCGCGGAGGTCCAGCCCCCGGCCGACCTCATCCGCTCGGCCACGACCACCCCCGCGCGGCTGCTCGGCATGGCGGGCGAAATCGGCGTCGTCGCGCCGGGGGCGTACGCCGACCTCCTCGTCGTCGACGGCGACCCGCTGGCCGGCATCTCCGTCCTCACCGCACCCGAACGGCATCTGAACCTCGTCATGAAGGCCGGAACCGTCTACTACGACACCATGTGA
- a CDS encoding MFS transporter, which yields MPPTVRKTVFLLFAAYAVDLIDRLAIGNALPQIGADLHLDHAQRGLAVSVFFVAYALVQIPGGLLADRFGAVRMCVFAMLAWSVCTGLTAVAWSFAALLATRAAFGVMQGMFPAASVKALSERTLPEQRNTANGWVNASSSFAILGAGLLAAAMLPAIGWRGMFLAISGLGVLVALAWKWWLPPALPEPETAGLGPTPSRWAFVRSPAIIGCATLSFGFNLLAWGVTTWVPSYLTEERGVPVGTAALLMTLPTVLGAGTIILGGRLADRLGGRPRVVVVPAMAVVGVLELLLPMAGSVTWFMVVLTLLYSTLGLCLTSSFSVPLRALPTRWLGLVAGLVMSGSQLAGMVAPYAFGFVVDHASYRAGFAMLAVGPVIAIVASILVPQNAEAFRAAIRRRIGTTLTARSGA from the coding sequence ATGCCACCAACTGTCCGGAAGACCGTCTTCTTGTTGTTCGCCGCTTACGCCGTCGACCTGATCGACCGGCTCGCGATCGGGAACGCCCTGCCGCAGATCGGCGCCGACCTCCACCTCGACCACGCGCAGCGCGGGCTGGCGGTGTCGGTGTTCTTCGTGGCCTACGCACTGGTCCAGATTCCCGGCGGGCTGCTCGCGGACCGGTTCGGCGCGGTCCGGATGTGCGTCTTCGCGATGCTCGCGTGGTCGGTGTGCACCGGGCTGACCGCCGTGGCCTGGTCGTTCGCCGCGTTGCTCGCGACCAGGGCGGCGTTCGGCGTGATGCAGGGCATGTTCCCCGCGGCGTCGGTGAAAGCGCTCTCCGAGCGCACGCTGCCGGAGCAGCGCAACACCGCCAACGGCTGGGTCAACGCGTCGAGCTCGTTCGCGATCCTGGGGGCAGGCCTGCTCGCCGCGGCGATGCTGCCCGCCATCGGCTGGCGCGGGATGTTCCTCGCCATTTCCGGCCTCGGCGTCCTGGTGGCGCTGGCGTGGAAGTGGTGGCTGCCGCCCGCGTTGCCGGAGCCGGAAACGGCCGGCCTCGGCCCCACGCCGTCGCGGTGGGCGTTCGTCCGGTCGCCCGCGATCATCGGCTGCGCCACGCTTTCGTTCGGGTTCAACCTGCTGGCCTGGGGCGTCACCACGTGGGTGCCGAGCTACCTGACCGAGGAGCGCGGGGTGCCGGTCGGAACCGCGGCCCTGCTGATGACCCTGCCGACGGTGCTGGGCGCGGGCACCATCATCCTCGGTGGCCGGCTGGCCGACCGCCTCGGTGGCCGGCCACGGGTGGTCGTCGTGCCCGCCATGGCCGTCGTCGGCGTGCTCGAGCTCCTGCTGCCGATGGCGGGCTCGGTGACCTGGTTCATGGTCGTGCTGACGTTGCTGTACTCGACGCTCGGGTTGTGCCTCACGTCGTCGTTCTCGGTTCCCTTGCGCGCCTTGCCGACCCGGTGGCTCGGGCTCGTGGCGGGCCTGGTGATGTCCGGCAGCCAGCTGGCGGGAATGGTGGCCCCGTACGCGTTCGGCTTCGTCGTCGACCACGCGTCCTACCGCGCCGGGTTCGCCATGCTGGCGGTCGGCCCGGTGATCGCCATTGTCGCCTCGATTCTGGTGCCGCAGAACGCCGAAGCATTCCGGGCGGCGATCCGCCGTCGAATTGGGACGACCTTGACTGCCCGCAGCGGGGCGTGA
- a CDS encoding MbtH family protein: MSGNPFDDENGRFYVLTNDEGQHSLWPAFVPVPSGWQVVFGENGHAECVAYVEENWTDMRPESLRLAMEGGVR; encoded by the coding sequence ATGAGTGGCAATCCGTTCGACGACGAGAACGGCCGGTTCTACGTCCTGACCAACGACGAGGGGCAGCACTCGTTGTGGCCCGCGTTCGTCCCCGTGCCGAGCGGCTGGCAGGTCGTGTTCGGGGAGAACGGCCACGCGGAGTGCGTGGCGTACGTGGAAGAGAACTGGACGGACATGCGGCCCGAGAGCCTGCGGCTGGCGATGGAGGGCGGGGTGCGCTGA
- a CDS encoding MupA/Atu3671 family FMN-dependent luciferase-like monooxygenase → MEFGLFYFANADDHRQGYELLLAGARFADRNGFSAVWTPERHFHEFGGIYPNPAVTGAAIAAVTEHVAIRAGSVVAPLHNPIRIAEEWSVVDNLSGGRAGIAFASGWHAGDFVFSPGRYHDRRTDNVAALGQVRRLWRGESVTVPDGVGNPVEIRTLPRPVQAELPVWLTTSGSIESFESAGRLGVNVLTHLLGQELADIEQKVKAYHAAWHDAGHAGRGHVSLMVHTYLGADRAEVKEVVREPFSQYLLSSFDLIARAVGRTGSAGMASDIAALTEADRRFLIDAAFDRYFLTNGLFGSVEDGVEICGDLAEAGVDELACLIDFGVDSELVLNGLDRLGELRRAWARKVPATAN, encoded by the coding sequence ATGGAGTTCGGACTGTTCTACTTCGCCAACGCGGACGATCACCGGCAGGGGTACGAATTGCTGCTGGCCGGGGCGCGGTTCGCCGACCGGAACGGGTTTTCCGCGGTGTGGACCCCGGAGCGGCACTTCCACGAGTTCGGGGGCATCTACCCGAACCCGGCGGTGACCGGGGCGGCGATCGCCGCGGTCACCGAGCACGTCGCGATCCGGGCCGGCAGCGTGGTCGCGCCGCTGCACAACCCGATCCGGATCGCCGAAGAGTGGTCGGTCGTCGACAACCTGTCCGGCGGGCGCGCCGGGATCGCGTTCGCTTCCGGCTGGCACGCGGGGGACTTCGTGTTCAGCCCCGGCCGCTACCACGACCGCCGCACGGACAACGTCGCCGCGCTGGGGCAGGTGCGCCGGTTGTGGCGCGGCGAGTCCGTGACGGTGCCCGACGGGGTCGGCAACCCGGTCGAGATCCGCACCCTGCCGCGGCCGGTGCAGGCGGAACTGCCGGTCTGGCTGACCACGAGCGGCAGCATCGAGTCGTTCGAGTCCGCCGGCCGGCTCGGCGTGAACGTCCTGACGCACCTGCTGGGCCAGGAGCTCGCGGACATCGAACAGAAGGTCAAGGCGTACCACGCCGCCTGGCACGACGCCGGGCACGCCGGGCGCGGGCACGTCAGCCTGATGGTCCACACCTACCTCGGCGCGGACCGGGCCGAGGTGAAGGAAGTCGTGCGCGAGCCGTTCAGCCAGTACCTGCTGAGCTCGTTCGACCTGATCGCGCGCGCGGTCGGGCGCACGGGCTCGGCGGGGATGGCGAGCGACATCGCCGCGCTCACCGAAGCGGATCGGCGGTTCCTCATCGACGCCGCGTTCGACCGGTACTTCCTCACCAACGGCCTCTTCGGCAGCGTCGAAGACGGGGTGGAGATCTGCGGCGACCTGGCGGAAGCGGGCGTCGACGAGCTCGCCTGCCTCATCGACTTCGGCGTCGACAGCGAACTGGTCCTCAACGGACTCGACCGGCTCGGCGAACTCCGCCGGGCGTGGGCGCGGAAGGTACCCGCGACGGCGAACTGA
- a CDS encoding flavin reductase family protein, with product MSDPVAVDPVSAAEDFRLAMRFHAAGVAIVTVDSDRGTAGFTVSSLASLSLRPPAVSFNIAHRSSSMPVLRASDTAVIHLLSTGQEELARRFAGPADERFADPALWHRPSGRAPVLHDVPVRFHVRLVDRIPIGDHSVVVCAVEQVFADRAHLTASRPLVYRDGCYQEVSPLVRRNPGPNRTL from the coding sequence ATGTCAGATCCGGTGGCGGTCGACCCCGTGTCGGCGGCCGAAGACTTCCGCCTGGCCATGCGGTTCCACGCGGCAGGCGTCGCGATCGTCACGGTGGATTCCGACCGCGGGACCGCGGGTTTCACGGTCAGCTCGCTGGCGTCGCTGTCGCTGCGGCCGCCGGCGGTGTCGTTCAACATCGCGCACCGTTCCTCGAGCATGCCGGTGCTGCGGGCGTCGGACACCGCGGTGATCCACCTGCTCTCGACCGGGCAGGAGGAGCTGGCTCGCCGGTTCGCCGGTCCCGCGGACGAGCGCTTCGCCGACCCGGCGCTCTGGCACCGGCCGTCCGGCCGCGCGCCGGTGCTGCACGACGTCCCGGTCCGCTTCCACGTCAGGCTGGTGGACCGGATCCCGATCGGTGACCACAGCGTCGTGGTCTGCGCCGTCGAGCAGGTTTTCGCGGATCGCGCGCACCTGACGGCGTCCCGCCCGCTCGTCTACCGCGACGGGTGTTATCAGGAGGTCTCGCCGCTGGTGCGGCGGAACCCCGGCCCGAACCGAACTTTGTGA